In one Brevibacillus composti genomic region, the following are encoded:
- a CDS encoding DEAD/DEAH box helicase — protein MELRPYQQKAREAIQTEWRNGVKKTLLVLPTGCGKTIVFSKVIEDRVRLGERVLVLAHRGELLDQAADKLEKSTGLKCAREKAEQTSVGSWYRVVVGSVQTMMREKRLEQFDRNFFDTIIIDEAHHCLSDSYQRVLQYFDSANVLGVTATPDRGDMRNLGSYFESLAFEYTLPRAIKEGYLSPIKALTIPLQLDLSAVGQQAGDFKNSDLGTALDPYLESIAAEMWRVAQDRKIVVFLPLVRTSQKFTNILNNIGFRAAEVNGESQDRAMILDDFDKDRYNVLCNSMLLTEGWDCPSVDCVVVLRPTKVRSLYSQMVGRGTRLHPGKTELLLLDFLWHTERHELCHPAHLIAENEEIAKAMTKQIEQAGIPLDLEAVEKQATEDVVAQREEALAKQLAEMKKRKRQLVDPLQFEMSIQAEDLASYVPVFGWQMSPPSDSQLKALEKMGIYPDEIDNAGKASLLLERLEKRRQEGLTTPKQIRFLEQRGFNHVGTWSFESAKRLIDRIAANGWRIPNDINPKEYRPEV, from the coding sequence ATGGAACTCAGACCATACCAACAAAAGGCGCGGGAAGCAATTCAAACGGAATGGAGAAACGGCGTGAAAAAGACGCTCTTGGTCCTCCCAACCGGATGCGGCAAGACGATCGTATTCTCGAAGGTTATCGAAGACCGCGTAAGGCTGGGCGAGCGTGTGCTCGTCCTAGCCCACCGCGGAGAGTTGCTGGACCAAGCAGCCGATAAACTGGAGAAGTCAACTGGATTGAAGTGTGCGAGGGAAAAAGCTGAACAAACATCAGTCGGCAGCTGGTATCGCGTTGTCGTTGGAAGCGTACAAACCATGATGCGCGAAAAACGACTGGAGCAATTTGACCGGAACTTCTTTGATACGATCATCATCGACGAGGCCCATCATTGTCTTTCCGACAGCTATCAACGGGTGCTGCAATATTTTGATTCGGCTAACGTATTAGGCGTGACGGCTACGCCAGACCGGGGAGATATGCGAAATCTCGGATCATATTTTGAAAGCTTGGCTTTTGAGTACACGTTGCCGAGAGCAATCAAAGAAGGATACCTCAGCCCGATCAAGGCATTGACCATCCCATTGCAGCTGGATTTGTCAGCGGTCGGACAACAGGCCGGTGACTTTAAAAACAGCGATCTGGGGACAGCTTTGGACCCGTACCTGGAATCGATCGCTGCCGAAATGTGGCGCGTTGCCCAAGACAGGAAAATCGTCGTGTTCCTCCCGTTGGTTAGGACCAGTCAAAAATTCACGAATATTTTGAATAACATTGGCTTCCGCGCCGCCGAAGTCAATGGCGAATCACAGGACCGAGCAATGATTTTGGATGACTTCGATAAGGACAGATACAACGTCCTGTGCAATTCCATGCTGCTTACAGAAGGCTGGGATTGTCCCAGCGTGGATTGCGTAGTTGTCTTGCGGCCGACGAAAGTCCGTAGTCTTTACAGTCAAATGGTCGGGCGAGGTACCCGGCTCCATCCTGGAAAAACTGAGCTGTTGTTGCTGGATTTCTTGTGGCATACCGAGCGACATGAACTCTGCCACCCTGCCCACCTTATCGCCGAGAACGAAGAGATTGCGAAGGCCATGACCAAGCAGATCGAGCAGGCGGGCATCCCACTGGATCTGGAGGCGGTAGAGAAGCAGGCAACCGAAGATGTGGTCGCGCAGCGCGAGGAAGCGCTGGCAAAGCAGCTCGCCGAAATGAAGAAACGAAAACGGCAGCTTGTAGATCCCTTGCAATTTGAGATGAGCATCCAGGCGGAGGATCTTGCCAGTTACGTGCCAGTATTCGGTTGGCAGATGTCTCCGCCAAGTGATAGTCAGTTGAAAGCATTAGAAAAGATGGGGATTTATCCGGATGAAATTGACAACGCCGGAAAAGCATCACTCTTACTTGAACGTCTGGAGAAACGTAGACAAGAAGGATTAACTACTCCTAAGCAAATTCGATTTTTGGAACAGCGAGGATTCAATCATGTCGGTACTTGGTCATTTGAATCTGCCAAACGACTGATCGATAGAATTGCAGCCAATGGATGGCGTATTCCAAATGATATTAACCCCAAAGAATACCGGCCAGAGGTGTGA
- a CDS encoding ATP-binding protein — protein sequence MQVIRGKVQKAKKVVLYGPEGIGKSSLAARFPRPIFIDTEGSTTEMDVDRLPKPTSWEMLKQQVQWVKQQAGQFGTLVIDTIDWAELLCNESVCAAHQKRGIEDFGYGKGYIYAEEEFGRFLNMLSDVIEAGINVVLNAHSQIVKFEQPDEMGAYDRYQLKLGKKTGSRTAALVKEWADMVLFINYKTFSVATDDKGRKHKGQGGVRTVYATHHPAWDAKNRHGLPDEFPLDYAHIAHIFEGPTNAQPVQTPPVATPPVQEAWGKMTDEQQLPQEQQPSAEEALKPHIPTDIPASLRDLMVQHQVSENEIQIVVSKRGYYPMDTPIANYDPGFVEGVLVGAWPQVFEMIKAIRNDLPF from the coding sequence ATGCAAGTCATCAGAGGGAAAGTCCAGAAGGCTAAAAAGGTTGTGCTGTATGGCCCAGAGGGGATTGGCAAGTCCTCTCTGGCCGCCCGGTTCCCGCGGCCCATTTTTATTGACACGGAAGGGTCGACGACGGAAATGGACGTTGATCGCCTGCCAAAGCCGACGAGCTGGGAAATGCTCAAGCAACAGGTCCAGTGGGTGAAGCAGCAAGCCGGGCAGTTCGGGACACTTGTCATCGATACGATCGACTGGGCGGAATTGCTTTGTAACGAAAGTGTATGCGCGGCTCACCAGAAGCGAGGTATCGAGGACTTCGGTTACGGCAAGGGATACATTTACGCGGAGGAAGAATTTGGTCGATTCCTTAATATGCTGAGCGACGTGATCGAAGCCGGAATAAATGTCGTCCTCAACGCGCATTCGCAAATCGTTAAGTTTGAGCAACCCGACGAGATGGGGGCCTATGATCGCTACCAGTTGAAATTGGGCAAGAAAACGGGTTCGCGCACTGCTGCCCTGGTCAAAGAATGGGCAGACATGGTCTTGTTCATCAACTATAAAACATTCTCCGTCGCGACGGATGACAAGGGTAGGAAGCATAAGGGACAAGGCGGCGTCAGGACGGTCTACGCCACGCATCACCCGGCCTGGGACGCGAAAAATCGTCACGGATTGCCGGATGAATTCCCGCTGGACTATGCCCATATCGCCCACATTTTTGAGGGTCCTACAAACGCGCAACCTGTCCAAACGCCTCCTGTAGCAACTCCGCCGGTACAGGAAGCATGGGGAAAGATGACCGACGAGCAACAGCTGCCACAGGAACAACAACCTTCTGCCGAAGAAGCATTGAAACCGCATATCCCAACCGACATTCCAGCCTCATTGCGCGATCTGATGGTCCAACATCAGGTGTCCGAAAATGAAATTCAAATCGTGGTAAGCAAGAGAGGTTACTATCCGATGGATACACCAATCGCCAATTACGATCCTGGCTTCGTCGAAGGTGTGTTGGTCGGAGCATGGCCACAAGTTTTCGAAATGATTAAAGCCATCAGAAATGACTTGCCATTTTAA
- a CDS encoding replication terminator protein: protein MFKLDEFANGALAEKFNIEAQRVLENIADPNTDPKKARTITLTVTLKADENRELAMVDINAKASLAPAKGVQTKIIMGRDRQGKVEAAELKSGVVGQTYITDEGDVADDRGNKVVQFK from the coding sequence GTGTTCAAATTGGACGAGTTTGCAAACGGTGCTCTTGCAGAGAAATTCAACATTGAAGCACAGCGAGTGCTGGAGAACATCGCGGATCCCAATACGGATCCAAAGAAGGCACGTACCATCACTTTGACAGTCACACTCAAAGCTGATGAAAACCGCGAACTGGCTATGGTTGACATCAACGCCAAGGCATCCCTTGCACCTGCAAAAGGTGTGCAAACGAAAATCATCATGGGTCGCGACAGACAAGGGAAGGTTGAAGCTGCAGAACTGAAATCTGGCGTAGTCGGTCAAACCTACATCACAGATGAAGGCGATGTAGCTGATGATCGCGGGAACAAAGTTGTGCAATTCAAATAA
- a CDS encoding AAA family ATPase, translating into MIKINKLEIENVKRVKAVKMEPTANGLTIVGGKNSQGKTSVLDAIAWGLGGNKYRPSQPAREGSAVPPYLHIVLSNGLIVERKGKNSDLKIIDPNGQKGGQQLLDSFVEELAIDLPKFMNASAKEKTAILLRIIGVGDRLHELERQEQELYNRRHAIGQIADQKAKFAKEQPYFPDAPKEPISASELIRQQQEILARNGENQRKRQRLAQIQVAYANQGEEVRRLKALLAEAETKYAQLGGDLEIAQKDTLDLMDESTAELEANIRQIDEINRKVRANLDKDKAEADANDYRVQYEALTAEITAIRRQKTELLTNANLPLPGLSVEDGELVYNGQRWDNMSGSEQLRVATAIVRRLKPNCGFILLDKLEQMDLETLREFGAWLEQEGLQAIATRVSTGEECSIIIEDGYVVGQEGVQLQQPPGEIDPGPTWGTGSKTTWKAGEF; encoded by the coding sequence ATGATAAAGATCAATAAACTGGAAATTGAAAACGTCAAGCGCGTCAAAGCGGTCAAAATGGAGCCGACCGCGAACGGCCTGACGATTGTCGGCGGGAAGAATAGTCAAGGGAAAACGAGCGTACTGGACGCGATTGCATGGGGCTTGGGCGGAAATAAGTACCGCCCTTCCCAGCCCGCTCGCGAGGGATCAGCAGTACCGCCCTATCTCCATATCGTCTTGTCCAACGGCCTGATCGTTGAGCGTAAAGGGAAAAACAGCGACTTGAAAATCATCGACCCGAACGGCCAAAAGGGCGGCCAACAGTTGCTTGACAGCTTCGTGGAAGAACTGGCGATCGATTTGCCCAAGTTTATGAACGCGAGCGCCAAGGAAAAAACGGCCATTCTGCTACGTATCATTGGCGTAGGTGATCGTCTACATGAATTGGAGCGTCAAGAACAGGAGTTGTACAACCGACGTCATGCGATTGGGCAGATTGCCGACCAGAAGGCCAAATTCGCCAAAGAACAACCATACTTTCCGGATGCTCCAAAAGAGCCAATTTCAGCATCGGAGTTGATCCGTCAGCAGCAAGAAATCCTCGCCCGGAACGGCGAGAACCAGCGCAAGCGGCAGCGGCTGGCGCAGATTCAGGTGGCATACGCAAATCAAGGAGAAGAAGTCAGGAGATTAAAAGCGTTGCTGGCCGAAGCTGAAACAAAATATGCGCAACTGGGGGGAGACTTGGAGATTGCCCAGAAAGACACGCTCGACCTGATGGACGAATCAACCGCTGAGTTGGAGGCGAACATCCGTCAGATCGACGAGATCAACCGTAAGGTCCGGGCAAATCTGGACAAGGACAAGGCTGAAGCGGATGCCAACGACTACCGCGTGCAATACGAAGCATTGACGGCCGAAATTACAGCCATTCGCCGTCAGAAGACGGAATTGTTGACGAACGCGAATCTGCCTCTGCCGGGCCTGTCGGTCGAAGATGGCGAACTGGTCTACAACGGCCAGCGCTGGGATAACATGAGCGGTTCCGAACAGCTCCGAGTGGCGACGGCAATCGTGCGGCGACTGAAACCAAACTGCGGATTTATTCTGTTGGACAAGCTGGAGCAGATGGATTTGGAGACACTTCGGGAGTTCGGTGCATGGTTAGAGCAGGAGGGGCTACAGGCGATTGCCACGCGCGTCAGCACAGGCGAAGAATGCTCCATCATCATTGAGGACGGTTATGTTGTCGGTCAGGAGGGCGTGCAATTGCAGCAGCCGCCAGGCGAAATCGATCCCGGACCAACATGGGGCACCGGATCCAAAACAACGTGGAAAGCAGGTGAGTTTTAA